Proteins encoded within one genomic window of Episyrphus balteatus chromosome 1, idEpiBalt1.1, whole genome shotgun sequence:
- the LOC129918316 gene encoding uncharacterized protein LOC129918316, which yields MDNKSAQLEFKLLADRTLGVLQHLGGAQRGEAINYFIESLRLKYPESHEQVRLHFCRNPIAANNSIKKEEINLYNIKKEEGGASNSVGSVSGVTRSAIDGGSSNSNSSAATDLNQNFEKILCKEEFMCIDDEDEIDNDDDIDDIEDDDDSSNSPPHLRNHRLHQIHRMDSSSSSSLLKLHEDESAAMVRMPFNAHYQSLTDPLDLIPSSIIDVKNPLLAGGRKSENLVSNLRLKRSNSLSRLGGGFTFHPDSSIAVHYNQRDGEISIRSFKEQFRCRIKFALNHHHKPFLKEIYKNFILTGRIDGIKPPQRALPALPPPPPSSSKPDDAPPLKNNEESQITNVESISRISADLIMQQQQPTYNSSKHILNNNNNNTNLNGMSMLMSKEYNSNSRNDFSTSNYNHHHHHHHLNHPNLEDNSQTTNTEDSSEDATNLTGVGMDTNSMSGSILNSIEEDEIDLMSMEHQPVPGHSMMMQQQQQFYDQQQMLRRQFDQNTHQPEQLMMMQQQAESVHDMLDDDDDEDEAKESTSMDLDNGGSSAGQTSSGGSGSKKAKPCYNCLQCPKSYRKRKSLLDHYKIHPGFCHDCGKANGNSLEEIIEHNRTVHAKEFPFVCETCGESYSRRQQFHAHVESHNKKEFKIYTCVECGQKFPSKKLHLQHVEDTGHKADGAICEVCGAAFPSKNALYQHIIKSHKKDNFFECHICQNRFTLKANLERHVQLHTEIKRTYVCDLCGSSYFTYPALKDHCSNAHTDASECKCPLCGKRFGSAKSLQRHLPSHSEERPHSCCYCEQTFKWKTHLVRHKQTAHSNEPASKIKKRFAKSDEELIPMDIPGPPPAKIPKKSNSSKPKQQKAIVVTNTPTPMPTSTIQQSSKEQQQQQQQQSQQQQSQPQQQQQPQQLQQQHQQQQQAHHQQQQQQYTNSNSNSSNNSSISHQMGGGESQQNSIYNHSFSAENLLGQQCNQPTPPPQPLQQQQQQQQHHQPQQQQQQLLHRLTPNADNNLIVRLNSFNSGAETQFHFDQNTAGAYQQQQQQQQQQQQQQLINQYQQHQQHMRSHTPQSPQHQSLHHQQLQQQQQNAHFAPPHHMLHQQHQLHHQQSPHQHHRQHQRSPHHHQQQQQHQQLQQQHQQASHSSPQHHQHTPLQSPQPVGVTVAVPQPPPQQQQQQQPPQSQSSHHLHQQQQQQQQQQYPCASIQQPPNPNDWSSLNFTSANPTNQQQQQQQQQHQQQRSPVIGGAGGAGGNSLEEKDNKFYSVIHVDSTDFLGLPLNVTPAGRQQPPTVGGRDGNGGGVKPTGPPAAHDQSVLNSDIINFQNMWPQNPQPQQMAFNNATQQPVVAPGSADPHNYNNIGSILTNLDIIGNNNPMEYNFELLPPPPPPQQTNSLPGPQQQQHHPYASAAGLLRHTYDYPNHTLTDISEQKNSFQSYHQPVAVVTPPSGYDPQPVPSSRVYGQQADETKTVLPPISEYMHHAGLQPPPQDVNLVYYPVKNE from the exons gCTGACCGCACTTTAGGAGTTCTCCAACATTTAGGTGGCGCCCAACGCGGCGaagcaattaattattttatcgaATCTCTACGTTTAAAATATCCCGAATCACATGAACAAGttcgtttacatttttgtagaAATCCCATTGCAGCAAAtaactcaattaaaaaagaagaaattaattTGTATAATATAAAAAAGGAGGAAGGCGGCGCATCAAATAGTGTTGGCAGTGTAAGTGGTGTAACACGCAGCGCCATCGATGGTGGAAGTAGCAATAGCAACAGTAGCGCAGCTACTGATCTCAATCAAAACTTTGAGAAAATTCTCTGCAAAGAAGAATTTATGTGCATCGATGATGAGGATGAAATCGATAACGATGATGATATCGATGATATTGAAGATGACGACGATAGCAGCAATAGCCCCCCACATCTACGCAACCATAGGCTCCATCAAATCCATCGCATGGACTCATCCTCGTCATCGTCCTTACTTAAATTGCACGAAGATGAGAGTGCCGCAATGGTGCGAATGCCCTTCAATGCTCATTATCAAAGTTTAACCGATCCCTTGGACTTGATACCATCTTCAATAATTGATGTTAAAAATCCTTTGCTAGCGGGTGGTAGAAAAAGTGAGAATCTAGTAAGCAATTTACGTTTGAAACGTAGCAACTCGCTCAGCAGGCTTGGTGGTGGATTCACATTTCACCCAGATTCCTCAATTGCTGTACACTATAATCAGCGTGACGGAGAAATTAGTATTAGATCGTTCAAAGAGCAATTTCGTTGTAGGATTAAATTCGCTTTAAATCACCACCATAAGCCTTTTCTTAAAGAAAtctataagaattttattttgactgGACGCATTGATGGTATCAAACCTCCTCAGAGAGCTCTTCCGGCGCTACCGCCGCCACCACCGTCGTCGTCTAAACCTGATGATGCCCCTCCTCTCAAGAATAATGAAGAATCCCAAATTACCAATGTCGAATCGATAAGCAGAATCTCAGCTGATTTAAttatgcaacaacaacaacctacTTACAATAGTTCTAAacatattctaaacaataacaacaacaacactaaTCTAAACGGGATGTCAATGCTTATGTCTAAGGAGTACAATAGCAACAGTAGAAACGACTTCTCGACATCTAACTACAATCAtcaccaccaccatcatcacCTTAACCATCCGAATCTCGAGGACAACAGCCAAACCACAAACACAGAAGACAGTTCTGAGGATGCTACTAACCTAACTGGCGTTGGCATGGATACAAATAGCATGTCGGGCTCGATTCTAAACAGTATTGAAGAAGATGAAATCGATTTGATGTCTATGGAGCACCAGCCGGTGCCAGGGCACAGTATGATGatgcaacaacagcagcagttCTACGATCAGCAGCAGATGCTGCGTCGTCAATTTGATCAGAACACCCATCAACCAGAACAGCTAATGATGATGCAGCAGCAGGCAGAATCGGTTCATGATATGctcgatgacgatgatgatgaggatGAAGCAAAGGAGTCAACTTCAATGGATCTAGACAATGGGGGCAGTTCTGCTGGTCAAACATCTTCAGGTGGGTCGGGCAGTAAAAAGGCGAAACCGTGCTATAATTGTCTGCAGTGCCCAAAATCATATCGAAAGCGAAAATCGCTGCTTGATCATTATAAGATACATCCTGGCTTTTGTCATGATTGTGGCAAAGCTAATGGTAACTCATTAGAG GAAATCATTGAACATAATCGTACGGTGCACGCTAAAGAATTTCCATTCGTTTGCGAAACATGCGGTGAATCATATTCACGTCGTCAACAGTTCCACGCTCATGTTGAATCTCACAACAAAAAGGAGTTCAAAA TTTACACTTGTGTCGAATGTGGTCAGAAGTTTCCTTCGAAAAAACTCCATCTACAGCATGTTGAGGATACAGGTCATAAAGCAGATGGGGCTATATGCGAAGTGTGTGGCGCTGCGTTTCCCTCAAAGAATGCTTTATACCAGCACATTATTAAGTCGCATAAAAAGGACAATTTCTTTGAGTGTCACATTTGTCAGAATCGATTTACGCTTAAAGCGAATCTAGAACGTCACGTTCAATTGCATACGGAAATCAAACGAACGTATGTTTGTGATTTGTGTGGCTCGTCGTACTTTACGTACCCGGCCTTGAAAGATCATTGTAGCAATGCCCATACTGACGCATCTGAGTGTAAATGCCCATTGTGTGGTAAAAGATTTGGTTCGGCGAAATCATTGCAACGCCATTTACCATCACACTCGGAGGAGAGACCACATAGCTGTTGCTATTGTGAACAG ACGTTCAAGTGGAAAACTCATCTTGTTCGCCACAAGCAGACCGCTCATAGTAACGAGCCAGCGTCGAAGATTAAAAAACGTTTTGCTAAAAGTGACGAGG aATTGATTCCGATGGATATACCCGGACCACCACCGGCTAAAATACCGAAAAAATCCAATTCGAGTAAACCAAAGCAACAAAAAGCAATTGTAGTTACAAATACCCCAACACCAATGCCCACAAGTACAATTCAGCAATCATCAAAagaacagcagcaacaacagcagcaacaatcGCAGCAACAACAATCGCagccccaacaacaacaacagccgcAACAGCTACAAcagcaacaccaacaacaacagcaggcacatcatcaacaacaacaacagcagtaTACAAACTCGAATAGCAATAGCAGCAATAATTCATCAATATCACATCAAATGGGAGGCGGCGAATctcaacaaaattcaatttacaaCCACAGCTTTAGCGCAGAGAATCTGCTTGGACAACAGTGCAATCAACCAACACCTCCGCCACAGCCGttgcaacaacagcaacagcagcagcaacatcaTCAAccgcagcagcagcaacaacaattGCTGCACCGCTTGACACCAAATGCAGACAACAATCTAATTGTACGTCTGAACAGCTTTAATTCGGGTGCTGAAACACAGTTTCATTTCGATCAGAACACAGCGGGGGCAtatcaacagcagcagcagcaacaacaacaacaacagcagcaacagctCATTAATCAAtaccaacaacatcaacaacacaTGCGTAGCCATACGCCACAAAGCCCACAGCATCAGAGTCTTCATCACCAACAGTTACAGCAGCAACAGCAGAATGCACACTTTGCTCCTCCGCATCATATGCTCCATCAACAACACCAATTGCACCATCAACAATCGCCTCACCAACATCATCGTCAACACCAGAGGTCTCCCCATCACcaccaacagcagcaacaacatcagcaattgcaacaacaacatcaacaagcATCACACTCTTCACCCCAACATCATCAACACACTCCGTTGCAATCACCACAACCAGTGGGTGTGACAGTGGCAGTGCCACAGCCACCACctcagcaacagcagcaacaacaaccacCGCAATCGCAATCATCACATCATcttcaccaacaacaacaacaacagcagcaacaacaatacCCATGTGCCTCAATTCAGCAGCCTCCGAATCCAAACGATTGGAGCAGTTTGAATTTTACATCAGCTAATCCCACCaatcaacaacagcagcaacaacaacaacaacatcaacagcaACGGAGTCCAGTAATTGGTGGAGCCGGAGGAGCAGGAGGTAACAGTTTAGAGGAGAAGGACAACAAATTCTATTCGGTCATACATGTCGATTCGACAGACTTCCTCGGTCTTCCATTGAATGTTACTCCAGCCGGACGGCAACAACCACCAACTGTTGGTGGTCGAGATGGTAATGGTGGTGGTGTAAAGCCAACTGGCCCACCGGCAGCACATGATCAATCTGTTCTTAATTCTgatataattaattttcag AATATGTGGCCACAAAATCCACAGCCACAACAAATGGCATTCAATAATGCCACTCAACAACCAGTGGTCGCACCAGGCTCTGCTGACCCACACAACTACAACAACATTGGAAGTATTCTAACCAATTTAGACATAATCGGCAACAACAATCCGATGGAGTACAATTTTGAATTGTTgccgccaccaccaccaccgcaaCAAACCAATTCGCTTCCCGgcccccaacaacaacaacatcatccATATGCGAGCGCAGCAGGTCTTCTGCGTCACACATACGACTATCCCAATCACACCCTAACTGACATATCGGAACAAAAGAACTCCTTTCAATCATATCACCAGCCAGTAGCGGTGGTTACTCCACCCTCAGGCTACGACCCACAACCGGTGCCCAGCAGTCGTGTCTACGGTCAGCAAGCGGACGAAACGAAAACAGTTCTGCCACCCATTAGCGAGTACATGCACCATGCGGGTCTCCAACCGCCCCCACAAGATGTCAATCTTGTCTACTACCCAGTGAAAAATGAATAG
- the LOC129905795 gene encoding cap-specific mRNA (nucleoside-2'-O-)-methyltransferase 2-like isoform X1 — MLSCPDNLQNQIQLQPNSPPNHCTVSGGRNPIEKHQYIFEKKYKYSKAPGWTLPPVDELFKEFYQFDNLQQLKHDLNATKSKLNDYVLEDWSVHTRKKDPSGEIPWKLKNDIQAEFVTVAWCKLFECLHQYKMVKDGKLNSLHLCEAPGAFIAALNHYLHSTFDEVQWQWLSTTLNPYYEGNPLNKMIIDDRFMLHTLDRWLFHKDFSGNILDCENIKHMAKECKERLGDVHLITADGSIDCIETPDNQEELVSNLHFAELCAALLILAKGGSFLLKMFTLFEAASVNVVFFLNCIFEEVSVFKPGTSKRGNSELYLVCLNYLKPDNIGDYLDAMLDKLATNNIFPLFPKKYIPLDFYIQHEVCNRKFMFEQMQAIESNIYSYELKSKWENKKSHELRSQVCQLFFERFKVQPLKPEQKILQNPRSKIEYGIKTQIYRGSHNKRICIKNLSTEEQLFHLRKAFNEIEKVILWQYDDIGCLIGSPEEKLPLKVFRGKPLQELGSSLFANMEILFLRQKIVTLYNVDPVVVGNPVCILGSTDNPNLWSSKVDSQRTKFEGQHQREFYSEILQKIIDTQPKKITFKNVLFLTHYSVSILRYLTANMHAKCRISGNREITIEISDNTIETTESIRDLHKTLIENPDILCFVDIVHLHRNEFFKVISDYNNQLLLFNIKTLLGTE, encoded by the exons ATGCTATCCTGTCCAGATAATTTACAAAATCAAATCCAACTCCAACCAAACTCACCACCCAACCATTGTACAGTCAGTGGAGGAAGAAATCCAATTGAAAAACATCAATAcatcttcgaaaaaaaatataaatattccaAAGCACCCGGCTGGACACTTCCGCCAGTCGATGAGTTATTCAAAGAGTTTTATCAATTCGATAATCTGCAACAACTTAAACATGATTTGAATGCAACAAAAAGTAAATTGAATGACTACGTTCTGGAAGATTGGAGTGTTCATACGAGAAAGAAGGATCCATCGGGAGAGATTCCATGGAAACTCAAGAATGACATTCAAGCTGAATTCGTAACAGTTGCATGGTGCAAATTGTTTGAATGTTTGCATCAATACAAAATGGTCAAAGATGGCAAATTGAATAGCTTGCATTTGTGTGAGGCGCCAGGAGCATTTATAGCAGCATTGAATCATTATTTGCATTCTACTTTTGATGAG GTACAATGGCAATGGCTATCAACAACACTCAATCCATACTACGAAGGAAACCCACTCAACAAAATGATAATCGACGATCGTTTCATGCTTCACACCCTCGATCGTTGGCTCTTTCACAAAGATTTCAGTGGAAACATTCTGGATTGTGAAAATATCAAACATATGGCCAAAGAATGCAAAGAAAGACTTGGTGACGTTCATTTAATCACAGCTGATGGTTCAATTGATTGCATCGAAACACCAGATAATCAAgaagagcttgtttctaattTGCATTTTGCTGAGCTTTGTGCTGCTCTTCTTATCCTCGCCAAAGGAGGAAGTTTTCTGCTAAAAATGTTTACACTCTTCGAAGCGGCCAGTGTCAATGTTGTATTCTTTTTAAATTGCATATTCGAAGAAGTGAGTGTCTTTAAGCCTGGTACTTCGAAACGAGGTAATTCCGAGTTGTATCTTGTTTGTTTAAACTATCTTAAACCAGACAATATTGGGGACTATCTTGATGCAATGTTGGATAAATTGGCAACCAACAATATTTTCCCACTATTTCCGAAGAAATACATTCCATTGGATTTTTATATTCAACACGAAGTATGTAACCGTAAATTTATGTTTGAACAAATGCAAGCCATCGAATCGAATATCTATTCGTATGAACTCAAATCAAAAtgggaaaacaaaaaatcccaCGAGCTGAGATCTCAGGTTTGTCAGTTATTTTTTGAGCGATTCAAAGTACAACCACTCAAACCGGAACAGAAAATCTTACAAAATCCCCGTAGTAAAATTGAATATGGCATAAAAACTCAGATTTATCGTGGTTCTCATAACAAACGAATATGCATTAAGAATCTCTCCACCGAAGAGCAGCTATTTCATCTTCGAAAAGCATTCAATGAAATTGAGAAAGTAATTTTATGGCAATATGACGATATAGGTTGCCTAATAGGATCGCCAGAAGAAAAACTGCCTTTAAAAGTATTTCGAGGAAAACCTTTGCAAGAATTGGGAAGTAGTCTTTTTGCAAATATGGAAATTCTTTTTCTTCGACAAAAGATTGTTACTCTCTACAATGTAGATCCAGTTGTGGTGGGAAATCCAGTTTGTATTTTAGGGTCGACTGATAATCCAAATTTATGGTCATCTAAAGTTGATAGTCAACGGACTAAATTTGAAGGTCAACACCAGAGGGAATTTTATTCCGAGATACTCCAAAAAATCATCGATactcaaccaaaaaaaattacattcaaaaatgtattatttctgACTCATTATTCTGTTTCTATTTTACGTTATTTGACTGCGAATATGCATGCTAAATGTAGAATTTCTGGAAATCGAGAAATCACAATTGAAATATCAGATAACACTATAGAAACCACCGAAAGTATTCGAGATCTGCATAAGACATTAATTGAAAATCCAGacattttatgttttgttgATATTGTGCATTTACAtcgaaatgaatttttcaaagttatttctGATTATAATAATCAACTGTTgctttttaatatcaaaactttGCTTGGAACTGAATAA
- the LOC129905795 gene encoding cap-specific mRNA (nucleoside-2'-O-)-methyltransferase 2-like isoform X2: MLSCPDNLQNQIQLQPNSPPNHCTVSGGRNPIEKHQYIFEKKYKYSKAPGWTLPPVDELFKEFYQFDNLQQLKHDLNATKSKLNDYVLEDWSVHTRKKDPSGEIPWKLKNDIQAEFVTVAWCKLFECLHQYKMVKDGKLNSLHLCEAPGAFIAALNHYLHSTFDEVQWQWLSTTLNPYYEGNPLNKMIIDDRFMLHTLDRWLFHKDFSGNILDCENIKHMAKECKERLGDVHLITADGSIDCIETPDNQEELVSNLHFAELCAALLILAKGGSFLLKMFTLFEAASVNVVFFLNCIFEEVSVFKPGTSKRGNSELYLVCLNYLKPDNIGDYLDAMLDKLATNNIFPLFPKKYIPLDFYIQHEVCNRKFMFEQMQAIESNIYSYELKSKWENKKSHELRSQVCQLFFERFKVQPLKPEQKILQNPRSKIEYGIKTQIYRGSHNKRICIKNLSTEEQLFHLRKAFNEIEKVILWQYDDIGCLIGSPEEKLPLKVFRGKPLQELGSSLFANMEILFLRQKIGRLIIQIYGHLKLIVNGLNLKVNTRGNFIPRYSKKSSILNQKKLHSKMYYF; this comes from the exons ATGCTATCCTGTCCAGATAATTTACAAAATCAAATCCAACTCCAACCAAACTCACCACCCAACCATTGTACAGTCAGTGGAGGAAGAAATCCAATTGAAAAACATCAATAcatcttcgaaaaaaaatataaatattccaAAGCACCCGGCTGGACACTTCCGCCAGTCGATGAGTTATTCAAAGAGTTTTATCAATTCGATAATCTGCAACAACTTAAACATGATTTGAATGCAACAAAAAGTAAATTGAATGACTACGTTCTGGAAGATTGGAGTGTTCATACGAGAAAGAAGGATCCATCGGGAGAGATTCCATGGAAACTCAAGAATGACATTCAAGCTGAATTCGTAACAGTTGCATGGTGCAAATTGTTTGAATGTTTGCATCAATACAAAATGGTCAAAGATGGCAAATTGAATAGCTTGCATTTGTGTGAGGCGCCAGGAGCATTTATAGCAGCATTGAATCATTATTTGCATTCTACTTTTGATGAG GTACAATGGCAATGGCTATCAACAACACTCAATCCATACTACGAAGGAAACCCACTCAACAAAATGATAATCGACGATCGTTTCATGCTTCACACCCTCGATCGTTGGCTCTTTCACAAAGATTTCAGTGGAAACATTCTGGATTGTGAAAATATCAAACATATGGCCAAAGAATGCAAAGAAAGACTTGGTGACGTTCATTTAATCACAGCTGATGGTTCAATTGATTGCATCGAAACACCAGATAATCAAgaagagcttgtttctaattTGCATTTTGCTGAGCTTTGTGCTGCTCTTCTTATCCTCGCCAAAGGAGGAAGTTTTCTGCTAAAAATGTTTACACTCTTCGAAGCGGCCAGTGTCAATGTTGTATTCTTTTTAAATTGCATATTCGAAGAAGTGAGTGTCTTTAAGCCTGGTACTTCGAAACGAGGTAATTCCGAGTTGTATCTTGTTTGTTTAAACTATCTTAAACCAGACAATATTGGGGACTATCTTGATGCAATGTTGGATAAATTGGCAACCAACAATATTTTCCCACTATTTCCGAAGAAATACATTCCATTGGATTTTTATATTCAACACGAAGTATGTAACCGTAAATTTATGTTTGAACAAATGCAAGCCATCGAATCGAATATCTATTCGTATGAACTCAAATCAAAAtgggaaaacaaaaaatcccaCGAGCTGAGATCTCAGGTTTGTCAGTTATTTTTTGAGCGATTCAAAGTACAACCACTCAAACCGGAACAGAAAATCTTACAAAATCCCCGTAGTAAAATTGAATATGGCATAAAAACTCAGATTTATCGTGGTTCTCATAACAAACGAATATGCATTAAGAATCTCTCCACCGAAGAGCAGCTATTTCATCTTCGAAAAGCATTCAATGAAATTGAGAAAGTAATTTTATGGCAATATGACGATATAGGTTGCCTAATAGGATCGCCAGAAGAAAAACTGCCTTTAAAAGTATTTCGAGGAAAACCTTTGCAAGAATTGGGAAGTAGTCTTTTTGCAAATATGGAAATTCTTTTTCTTCGACAAAAGATT GGTCGACTGATAATCCAAATTTATGGTCATCTAAAGTTGATAGTCAACGGACTAAATTTGAAGGTCAACACCAGAGGGAATTTTATTCCGAGATACTCCAAAAAATCATCGATactcaaccaaaaaaaattacattcaaaaatgtattatttctgA
- the LOC129905796 gene encoding cap-specific mRNA (nucleoside-2'-O-)-methyltransferase 2-like — protein MLSCPDNLQNQIQLQPNSPPNHCTVSGGRNPIEKHQYIFEKKYKYSKAPGWTLPPVDELFKEFYQFDNLQQLKYDLNATKSKLNDYVLEDWSVHTRKKDPSGEIPWKLKNDIQAEFVTVAWCKLFECLHQYKMVKDGKLNSLHLCEAPGAFIAALNHYLHSTFDEVRVSTWFVIFFFVFIIAYSVFLKILRTSFA, from the coding sequence ATGCTATCCTGTCCAGATAATTTACAAAATCAAATCCAACTCCAACCAAACTCACCACCCAACCATTGTACAGTCAGTGGAGGAAGAAATCCAATTGAAAAACATCAATAcatcttcgaaaaaaaatataaatattccaAAGCACCCGGCTGGACACTTCCGCCAGTCGATGAGTTATTCAAAGAGTTTTATCAATTCGATAATCTGCAACAACTTAAATATGATTTGAATGCAACAAAAAGTAAATTGAATGACTACGTTCTGGAAGATTGGAGTGTTCATACGAGAAAGAAGGATCCATCGGGAGAGATTCCATGGAAACTCAAGAATGACATTCAAGCTGAATTCGTAACAGTTGCATGGTGCAAATTGTTTGAATGTTTGCATCAATACAAAATGGTCAAAGATGGCAAATTGAATAGCTTGCATTTGTGTGAGGCGCCAGGAGCATTTATAGCAGCATTGAATCATTATTTGCATTCTACTTTTGATGAGGTAAGAGTTTCAACttggtttgtaatttttttctttgtttttataatcgcctattctgtttttctgaaaatattaagaacCTCCTTCGCTTAA